From Klebsiella electrica, the proteins below share one genomic window:
- the mpl gene encoding UDP-N-acetylmuramate:L-alanyl-gamma-D-glutamyl-meso-diaminopimelate ligase, whose product MRIHILGICGTFMGGLAMLARSLGHEVTGSDANVYPPMSTLLENQGIDLIQGYDASQLEPRPDLVIIGNAMTRGNPCVEAVLENNIPYMSGPQWLHDFVLRDRWVLAVAGTHGKTTTAGMATWILEACGYQPGFVIGGVPGNFDVSARLGGSPFFVIEADEYDCAFFDKRSKFVHYCPRTLILNNLEFDHADIFDDLKAIQKQFHHLVRIVPGKGKIILPENDINLKQTMAMGCWSEQELVGEQGHWQAKKLNTDASQWEVWLDGEKVGEVKWELVGEHNMHNGLMAIAAARHVGVLPADAANALGGFINARRRLELRGEANGVTVYDDFAHHPTAILATLQALRGKVGGTARILAVLEPRSNTMKMGVCKDDLAPSLGRADEVFLLQPQHIPWQVAEVADACVQPAYWSADVDTLADMVVKTAHPGDHILVMSNGGFGGIHQKLLDKLAKKAEASR is encoded by the coding sequence ATGCGCATTCATATTTTAGGTATCTGTGGCACGTTTATGGGGGGGCTGGCGATGCTGGCGCGTTCCCTCGGTCATGAGGTAACGGGGTCGGATGCTAACGTCTATCCGCCAATGAGTACCCTGCTGGAAAACCAGGGGATCGATTTAATTCAGGGCTATGATGCCAGCCAGCTGGAACCGCGGCCAGATCTGGTGATCATCGGTAATGCGATGACTCGCGGCAATCCGTGCGTCGAAGCGGTGCTGGAAAACAATATTCCGTATATGTCCGGCCCGCAGTGGCTGCATGATTTTGTCCTGCGCGACCGCTGGGTACTGGCCGTGGCGGGGACCCATGGTAAGACGACGACCGCCGGAATGGCCACCTGGATCCTCGAAGCCTGCGGCTATCAGCCCGGTTTTGTGATCGGTGGCGTCCCGGGCAATTTTGATGTCTCCGCGCGTCTGGGCGGCAGCCCGTTCTTTGTTATCGAAGCCGATGAGTATGACTGCGCCTTCTTCGATAAGCGTTCCAAATTTGTCCACTACTGCCCGCGTACGCTGATCCTCAATAACCTTGAGTTCGATCACGCGGATATCTTTGACGACCTGAAAGCCATTCAGAAACAGTTCCATCATCTGGTACGTATTGTGCCGGGCAAAGGCAAAATTATCCTGCCGGAAAACGATATCAACCTGAAACAGACGATGGCGATGGGCTGCTGGAGCGAACAGGAACTGGTGGGCGAGCAGGGCCACTGGCAGGCGAAAAAGCTGAACACCGATGCCTCGCAGTGGGAAGTCTGGCTGGACGGCGAGAAGGTCGGGGAAGTGAAGTGGGAGCTGGTCGGCGAACACAACATGCATAACGGCCTGATGGCGATTGCCGCGGCGCGTCATGTTGGCGTGCTGCCGGCCGATGCCGCTAATGCGCTGGGCGGCTTTATCAACGCCCGCCGCCGCCTTGAGCTGCGCGGCGAAGCCAACGGCGTCACCGTGTATGACGATTTCGCCCACCATCCGACGGCGATCCTCGCGACCCTGCAGGCGCTACGCGGTAAAGTCGGTGGTACTGCCCGCATTCTTGCGGTGCTTGAGCCGCGCTCGAACACCATGAAAATGGGCGTCTGCAAAGACGATCTGGCGCCGTCCCTGGGCCGCGCCGACGAAGTGTTCCTGCTCCAGCCGCAGCACATTCCGTGGCAGGTGGCGGAAGTGGCGGACGCCTGCGTGCAGCCGGCGTACTGGAGCGCCGATGTTGATACGCTGGCCGATATGGTGGTGAAAACCGCGCACCCGGGCGATCATATCCTGGTGATGAGCAACGGCGGTTTTGGCGGCATTCACCAGAAGCTGCTGGATAAGCTGGCGAAAAAGGCAGAGGCGTCCAGATAA
- the fbp gene encoding class 1 fructose-bisphosphatase, producing the protein MKTLGEFIVEKQHEFSHATGELTALLSAIKLGAKIIHRDINKAGLVDILGASGAENVQGEVQQKLDLFANEKLKAALRARDIVAGIASEEEDEIVVFEGCEHAKYVVLMDPLDGSSNIDVNVSVGTIFSIYRRITPVGTPVTVEDFLQPGSQQVAAGYVVYGSSTMLVYTTGCGVHAFTYDPSLGVFCLSQERMRFPEKGNTYSINEGNYIKFPLGVKKYIKYCQEEDTGTQRPYTSRYIGSLVADFHRNLLKGGIYLYPSTASHPDGKLRLLYECNPMAFLAEQAGGKASDGKERILDIIPTSLHQRRSFFVGNNHMVEDVENFIKEFPDA; encoded by the coding sequence ATGAAAACGTTAGGTGAATTTATTGTCGAAAAGCAACACGAGTTTTCCCACGCAACCGGCGAACTTACTGCTTTGTTGTCGGCGATAAAGTTAGGCGCCAAGATCATCCACCGCGATATCAATAAGGCCGGTCTGGTCGATATCCTGGGTGCCAGCGGTGCTGAAAACGTCCAGGGTGAGGTACAGCAAAAACTCGACCTGTTCGCCAATGAAAAATTGAAAGCTGCACTGCGAGCGCGCGATATCGTGGCTGGGATCGCCTCTGAAGAAGAAGATGAGATCGTTGTCTTTGAAGGCTGTGAACACGCGAAATATGTAGTGCTCATGGACCCTCTGGATGGCTCCTCTAACATCGACGTTAACGTCTCCGTCGGGACTATCTTCTCCATCTACCGTCGCATAACTCCGGTTGGAACACCGGTCACCGTTGAAGATTTCCTGCAACCGGGCAGTCAGCAGGTCGCGGCAGGCTATGTCGTTTATGGCTCTTCCACCATGCTGGTCTATACCACCGGCTGCGGCGTGCACGCCTTCACCTACGATCCTTCTCTTGGCGTTTTCTGCCTCTCTCAGGAGCGCATGCGCTTCCCGGAGAAAGGCAACACCTACTCCATTAACGAAGGTAACTACATCAAGTTCCCGCTGGGGGTGAAGAAGTACATCAAGTACTGTCAGGAAGAAGATACCGGAACCCAGCGCCCCTACACCTCGCGCTATATCGGTTCCCTGGTGGCGGACTTTCACCGCAACCTGCTGAAAGGCGGCATCTATCTGTATCCGAGCACCGCCAGCCATCCGGACGGTAAGCTGCGCCTGCTGTACGAATGCAACCCGATGGCGTTCCTCGCCGAACAGGCGGGCGGTAAAGCCAGCGACGGTAAAGAGCGTATTCTCGATATCATCCCGACCAGCCTGCACCAGCGTCGTTCTTTCTTCGTCGGCAACAACCATATGGTTGAAGACGTCGAGAACTTCATTAAAGAGTTCCCGGACGCGTAA
- the yjfF gene encoding galactofuranose ABC transporter, permease protein YjfF: protein MIKRNLPLMITLAVFVLGYLYCLTQFPGFASTRVICNILTDNAFLGIIAVGMTFVILSGGIDLSVGSVIAFTGVFLAKAIGAWGIDPLLAFPLVLAMGCAFGALMGWFIDALKIPAFIITLAGMFFLRGVSYLVSEESIPIDHPVYDTLSGLAWTIPGGGRLSAMGLLMLLVVVAGIFMAHRTRFGNQVYAIGGSAVSANLMGISTRGTTIRIYMLSTGLATLAGIVFSVYTQAGYALAGVGVELDAIASVVIGGTLLSGGVGTVLGTLFGVAIQGLIQTYINFDGTLSSWWTKIAIGILLFVFIALQRGLTVLWENRQNSPVTRVSGTAHR from the coding sequence ATGATAAAACGTAATTTACCGTTGATGATAACCCTGGCCGTCTTTGTGTTGGGCTATCTGTACTGCCTGACCCAGTTTCCCGGCTTTGCTTCGACGCGGGTGATTTGCAACATTCTGACCGACAACGCCTTTCTGGGCATCATTGCCGTCGGGATGACCTTTGTGATCCTCTCCGGCGGGATCGATCTTTCGGTCGGGTCGGTGATAGCCTTTACCGGCGTGTTCCTGGCGAAGGCCATTGGCGCCTGGGGCATCGATCCGCTGCTGGCGTTCCCGCTGGTGCTGGCGATGGGCTGCGCGTTTGGCGCGCTGATGGGCTGGTTTATCGATGCGCTGAAAATCCCGGCGTTTATTATTACTCTCGCCGGGATGTTCTTTCTGCGCGGCGTCAGCTATCTGGTGTCCGAAGAGTCGATTCCTATCGATCACCCGGTGTACGACACCCTCTCCGGGCTGGCGTGGACGATTCCCGGCGGCGGGCGTCTGAGCGCGATGGGGCTGCTGATGCTGCTGGTGGTGGTGGCGGGTATCTTTATGGCCCATCGCACCCGCTTCGGCAACCAGGTGTACGCCATCGGCGGCAGCGCCGTTTCGGCTAACCTGATGGGGATTTCAACGCGCGGGACCACCATTCGTATTTATATGCTGTCTACCGGGCTGGCGACGCTGGCGGGGATTGTGTTTTCTGTCTATACCCAGGCCGGGTATGCCCTTGCCGGCGTTGGCGTTGAGCTGGATGCGATTGCATCGGTGGTCATTGGCGGCACGCTGTTGAGCGGCGGCGTCGGGACGGTGCTCGGCACCTTGTTCGGGGTAGCGATTCAGGGGCTGATTCAGACCTACATTAACTTCGACGGGACCCTGAGTTCGTGGTGGACAAAAATTGCCATCGGGATTTTGCTGTTTGTTTTTATCGCGTTGCAGCGGGGTCTGACGGTGCTGTGGGAAAACCGACAGAACTCACCGGTTACCCGGGTCAGCGGAACGGCGCATCGTTAG
- the ytfQ gene encoding galactofuranose ABC transporter, galactofuranose-binding protein YtfQ, which yields MWKRLLLVTAVSAAMSSMAMAAPLTVGFSQVGSESGWRAAETNVAKEEAAKRGITLKIADGQQKQENQIKAVRSFIAQGVDAIFIAPVVATGWEPVLKEAKEAKIPVFLLDRSIDVKDKDLYMTTVTANNVLEGQLIGDWLVKTVDGKPCNVVELQGTVGASVAIDRKKGFADAIAKSPNIKIIRSQSGDFTRSKGKEVMESFIKAENNGKNICMVYAHNDDMVIGAIQAIKEAGLKPGKDILTGSIDGVPDIYKAMIAGEANASVELTPNMAGPAFDALEKYKKDGTLPEKLTITKSTLYLPDTAKEELEKKKNMGY from the coding sequence ATGTGGAAGCGCTTACTTCTTGTCACAGCAGTTTCCGCAGCTATGTCGTCTATGGCAATGGCTGCCCCTCTGACCGTAGGATTTTCGCAGGTCGGATCTGAATCCGGCTGGCGTGCTGCCGAAACCAACGTTGCGAAGGAGGAGGCCGCGAAACGCGGAATCACTCTGAAGATTGCCGACGGCCAGCAAAAACAGGAAAACCAGATTAAAGCCGTCCGCTCCTTTATCGCCCAGGGCGTCGACGCCATCTTTATCGCCCCGGTTGTCGCGACCGGCTGGGAACCGGTGTTGAAAGAGGCCAAAGAGGCCAAAATTCCGGTATTTCTGCTCGACCGCTCGATTGATGTGAAAGACAAAGATCTCTACATGACCACCGTCACCGCCAACAACGTGCTGGAAGGTCAGCTGATTGGTGACTGGCTGGTGAAAACCGTCGACGGCAAGCCGTGTAACGTGGTTGAGCTGCAGGGCACCGTTGGGGCGAGCGTGGCGATTGACCGGAAGAAAGGCTTCGCTGACGCCATTGCCAAATCCCCAAATATCAAAATTATCCGCTCTCAGTCTGGCGACTTTACCCGCAGTAAAGGCAAAGAGGTGATGGAGAGCTTTATCAAAGCTGAAAACAACGGCAAGAACATCTGTATGGTCTACGCCCATAACGATGACATGGTGATTGGCGCCATTCAGGCGATTAAAGAAGCCGGGCTGAAGCCTGGCAAAGATATCCTGACCGGTTCGATTGATGGCGTACCGGATATCTATAAAGCCATGATCGCCGGAGAAGCGAATGCCAGCGTTGAATTGACGCCGAACATGGCGGGTCCGGCGTTTGATGCGCTGGAAAAATATAAGAAAGACGGCACGTTGCCTGAAAAACTGACCATTACCAAATCGACGCTTTATTTACCGGATACGGCGAAAGAAGAGCTCGAGAAGAAGAAAAACATGGGCTACTGA
- the ytfT gene encoding galactofuranose ABC transporter, ATP-binding protein YtfT: MMPRSVPQTGQPKRRFNWPKGMPQIIALILVLVVDSFVAPHFFQIVLQDGRLFGSPIDILNRAAPVALLAIGMTLVIATGGIDLSVGAVMAIAGATAASMTVAGHSLPVVLLASLAAGALAGLWNGILVAILKIQPFVATLILMVAGRGVAQLITSGQIVTFDSPHLAWLGSGSLLLFPTPVLIAAATLLLFWLFTRKTALGMFIEAVGINIRAAKNAGVNTRIVVMLAYVLSGICAAIAGIIVAADIRGADANNAGLWLELDAILAVVIGGGSLMGGRFNLLLSVVGALIIQGMNTGILLSGFPPEMNQVVKAVVVLCVLIVQSPRFIGLLKGVRGHDKT, from the coding sequence ATGATGCCCCGATCAGTTCCACAAACCGGCCAGCCAAAGCGGCGCTTCAACTGGCCGAAAGGTATGCCGCAAATTATCGCCCTGATCCTCGTGCTGGTAGTGGATAGCTTTGTGGCGCCGCACTTCTTTCAGATTGTGTTACAGGACGGGCGCCTGTTCGGCAGCCCGATTGATATTCTCAACCGCGCGGCGCCGGTGGCGCTGCTGGCGATAGGCATGACGCTGGTCATTGCCACTGGCGGAATCGACCTGTCGGTTGGTGCGGTGATGGCGATTGCCGGCGCGACGGCGGCCTCGATGACCGTTGCCGGACACAGTCTGCCGGTGGTGCTGCTGGCCTCGCTGGCGGCGGGGGCGCTGGCGGGCTTATGGAACGGGATTCTGGTGGCTATCCTGAAGATCCAGCCTTTTGTGGCCACGCTGATTCTGATGGTCGCCGGACGCGGCGTCGCGCAGCTGATCACCTCCGGGCAGATCGTGACCTTCGATTCGCCGCACCTGGCCTGGCTCGGCAGCGGTTCGCTGCTGCTGTTTCCAACGCCGGTGCTGATTGCCGCTGCGACGCTCCTGCTGTTCTGGCTTTTTACCCGCAAGACGGCGCTGGGGATGTTTATCGAAGCGGTGGGGATCAACATCCGCGCGGCGAAAAACGCCGGGGTGAATACCCGGATTGTGGTGATGCTGGCCTATGTGCTGAGCGGTATCTGCGCGGCCATTGCCGGGATTATCGTGGCGGCGGATATTCGCGGCGCCGATGCCAATAACGCCGGGCTGTGGCTGGAGCTGGATGCCATCCTGGCGGTGGTGATCGGCGGCGGATCGCTGATGGGCGGGCGCTTTAACCTGCTACTTTCGGTGGTCGGGGCCCTGATCATTCAGGGGATGAATACCGGGATCCTGCTGTCGGGCTTCCCGCCGGAGATGAATCAGGTGGTGAAGGCGGTGGTAGTGCTGTGCGTACTGATCGTCCAGTCGCCGCGCTTTATTGGCTTACTGAAAGGAGTACGCGGCCATGATAAAACGTAA
- the ytfR gene encoding galactofuranose ABC transporter, ATP-binding protein YtfR, translated as MNGEAHQEILRTEGLSKFFPGVKALDNVNFSLRRGEIMALLGENGAGKSTLIKALTGVYHADRGAIWLEGQEISPKNTAHAQQLGIGTVYQEVNLLPNMSVADNLFIGREPRRFGLLRRKEMEKRATALMESYGFSLDVREPLNRFSVAMQQIVAICRAIDLSAKVLILDEPTASLDTQEVEMLFTLMRRLRDEGVSLIFVTHFLDQVYAVSDRITVLRNGGFVGCRETRELPQIELVKMMLGRELEHDALHRAGRTLLSDKPVAAFEGFGKKGVIAPFNLQVRPGEIVGLAGLLGSGRTETAEVIFGIKPADSGTAWIKGKAQGLRSPHQASCLGIGFCPEDRKTDGIIAAASVRENIVLALQAQRGWLRPIPRREQNDIADRFIRQLGIRTPSAEQPIEFLSGGNQQKVLLSRWLLTKPQFLILDEPTRGIDVGAHAEIIRLIETLCADGLALLVISSELEELVGYADRVIIMRDRKQVAEIPLAELSVPAIMNAIAA; from the coding sequence ATGAACGGCGAAGCACACCAGGAGATCCTGCGTACCGAGGGACTGAGCAAATTTTTCCCCGGTGTGAAGGCGCTGGATAACGTCAATTTCAGCCTGCGGCGCGGTGAAATCATGGCGTTGTTGGGCGAAAACGGAGCGGGTAAATCCACACTGATTAAAGCCCTTACCGGCGTTTATCACGCCGATCGTGGAGCTATCTGGCTGGAGGGGCAGGAAATATCGCCGAAGAATACCGCTCATGCCCAGCAGCTGGGCATCGGGACGGTTTATCAGGAGGTTAACCTGCTGCCGAACATGTCGGTGGCGGACAATCTGTTTATCGGCCGCGAACCCCGCCGTTTTGGCCTGCTGCGGCGTAAAGAGATGGAAAAGCGCGCCACCGCGCTGATGGAGTCCTACGGTTTTTCCCTCGACGTCCGCGAACCGCTGAACCGCTTTTCGGTGGCGATGCAGCAGATCGTCGCTATTTGTCGGGCCATCGACCTGTCCGCAAAAGTGTTAATTCTTGATGAGCCTACCGCCAGCCTGGATACCCAGGAAGTGGAGATGCTCTTCACCCTGATGCGTCGGCTGCGCGATGAAGGCGTCAGTCTGATTTTCGTCACCCACTTCCTCGATCAGGTGTATGCCGTCAGCGACCGGATTACCGTTCTGCGCAACGGTGGTTTTGTCGGTTGTCGGGAAACCCGCGAACTGCCGCAGATCGAACTGGTGAAGATGATGCTTGGCCGTGAGCTGGAGCACGATGCCCTGCATCGCGCGGGCCGGACTTTACTGAGCGACAAACCGGTCGCCGCCTTTGAGGGTTTTGGCAAGAAAGGCGTTATCGCGCCGTTTAACCTCCAGGTGCGCCCCGGCGAGATAGTCGGTCTGGCGGGGCTGCTCGGCTCCGGACGCACGGAAACCGCCGAGGTCATTTTCGGCATCAAACCGGCAGACAGCGGCACCGCGTGGATCAAAGGTAAAGCGCAGGGGCTGCGTTCTCCGCACCAGGCTTCATGCCTGGGCATTGGCTTTTGCCCTGAGGATCGTAAAACCGACGGGATTATCGCCGCGGCATCGGTGCGGGAAAATATCGTCCTCGCACTGCAGGCCCAGCGCGGCTGGCTGCGGCCGATTCCGCGACGCGAGCAAAATGATATTGCCGATCGCTTTATCCGCCAGCTCGGTATTCGCACTCCCAGCGCCGAACAGCCGATCGAATTTCTCTCCGGCGGCAACCAGCAGAAGGTGCTGCTCTCCCGCTGGCTGCTGACCAAACCGCAGTTCCTGATCCTCGATGAACCGACGCGCGGGATTGACGTTGGCGCGCATGCGGAGATTATCCGCCTGATTGAAACCCTGTGCGCTGATGGTCTGGCGCTGCTGGTTATCTCCTCGGAACTGGAGGAGCTGGTGGGCTATGCCGACCGGGTAATTATCATGCGCGATCGTAAGCAGGTAGCGGAGATCCCGCTAGCCGAGCTTTCTGTCCCGGCAATCATGAACGCTATTGCGGCATAA
- a CDS encoding aldose 1-epimerase family protein: MKKVFALTAIAMMISGPVAAKTWLLTSAENGTDKGNWQIDSDQLKIKDHNFSIEQKVLHGGKQEGSKILVIRSKDGLTITLSPTRGMNLLKIEGFGTRMGWDSPVKEVVNPAFINLESRNGLGWLEGFNEMMVRCGYEWTGHPVTADGQIYTLHGKAGNTPASQVEVEVADTAPYEIRIRGLVKESTFKKADLQTMTELRYVPGSNSFSLHDVLTNHADYPHDYQIIYHSNFGKPILEEGARFLAPMSSISPFNDYAKAGLKTWQTYAGPTKGFDEMVFNIQPLADSNHQTLAAVVNKAGDKGASIQFDTRQLPVLTLWKNTDTEKQGYVTGIEPGTSYAYPVTIEREQKRVKQLQPGASTQFDLTYTLLHSSEQVADVEKKIAAIQGDTKVAENETPIAKE; encoded by the coding sequence ATGAAAAAAGTATTCGCTTTAACGGCAATCGCGATGATGATTTCAGGGCCTGTTGCAGCAAAAACCTGGTTGCTGACAAGCGCTGAAAACGGCACAGATAAAGGAAACTGGCAAATAGACAGCGATCAGCTGAAGATAAAAGATCATAACTTCAGCATCGAACAAAAAGTCCTCCACGGCGGCAAACAGGAAGGCAGTAAAATTCTCGTCATCCGCAGTAAAGATGGCCTGACTATTACCCTCAGCCCGACCCGTGGTATGAATCTGCTGAAAATTGAAGGCTTCGGCACGCGAATGGGCTGGGATTCACCGGTGAAAGAGGTGGTCAACCCGGCCTTTATCAACCTCGAAAGCCGGAACGGCCTGGGCTGGCTGGAAGGTTTCAATGAAATGATGGTGCGCTGCGGCTACGAATGGACCGGCCACCCGGTGACCGCCGATGGACAGATTTATACTCTGCATGGCAAAGCCGGCAACACGCCAGCATCGCAAGTGGAAGTCGAGGTTGCCGATACCGCGCCATATGAAATTCGTATCCGTGGGCTGGTGAAGGAGAGTACCTTTAAGAAAGCTGATTTGCAGACCATGACCGAGTTGCGCTATGTCCCCGGCAGCAACAGCTTCAGCCTGCATGATGTCTTAACCAACCACGCGGATTACCCGCATGACTACCAGATCATTTATCACAGCAATTTCGGGAAACCGATTCTGGAAGAGGGGGCACGTTTTCTGGCCCCCATGTCCAGCATCAGTCCGTTCAACGACTACGCTAAAGCGGGTTTGAAAACCTGGCAAACCTACGCCGGTCCGACCAAAGGTTTCGACGAGATGGTATTCAATATTCAGCCGCTGGCAGATAGCAACCACCAGACGCTGGCCGCCGTGGTCAACAAGGCGGGAGATAAAGGGGCATCTATCCAGTTCGATACCCGCCAGCTGCCGGTACTGACGCTGTGGAAAAATACCGATACCGAAAAACAGGGCTATGTCACCGGTATTGAGCCGGGCACCAGCTATGCCTATCCGGTCACCATTGAGCGCGAACAAAAACGCGTGAAGCAGCTTCAGCCAGGGGCCAGCACGCAGTTTGACCTGACCTATACGCTGCTGCACAGCAGCGAACAGGTTGCCGACGTTGAGAAGAAAATTGCGGCAATTCAGGGCGATACGAAAGTGGCGGAAAACGAAACGCCGATCGCGAAGGAGTAA
- the yjgA gene encoding ribosome biogenesis factor YjgA, which translates to MTKQPDDWLDDVPGDDVEDEDDEIIWVSKSEIKRDAEELKRLGAEMVELGKNALDKIPLDSDLRDAIELAQRIKKEGRRRQMQLIGKMLRSRDVDPIRQALDKLKNRHNQQVALFHKLEMIRDRLIEEGDDAVPEVLNLWPDADRQQLRSLIRNAKKEKEGNKPPKSARLIFQYLRELAEGES; encoded by the coding sequence ATGACTAAGCAGCCCGATGACTGGCTCGACGACGTGCCCGGTGATGACGTTGAAGATGAAGACGATGAAATTATCTGGGTCAGTAAAAGTGAAATTAAACGTGACGCGGAAGAACTGAAGCGTCTTGGCGCTGAAATGGTTGAGCTGGGAAAAAACGCGCTGGATAAAATCCCGCTCGATAGCGACCTGCGCGACGCCATTGAACTGGCCCAGCGTATCAAGAAAGAGGGTCGCCGCCGCCAGATGCAGCTGATTGGTAAAATGCTGCGCAGCCGCGATGTCGATCCGATTCGCCAGGCGCTGGACAAGCTGAAGAACCGCCACAACCAGCAGGTTGCGCTGTTCCATAAGCTGGAAATGATTCGCGACCGCCTGATTGAAGAAGGCGATGATGCGGTACCGGAAGTGTTAAACCTGTGGCCCGACGCCGATCGTCAGCAGCTGCGTTCGCTTATCCGTAACGCCAAAAAAGAGAAAGAAGGCAACAAGCCGCCGAAATCCGCGCGTCTTATCTTCCAGTATCTGCGTGAACTGGCTGAAGGCGAAAGCTAA